A single genomic interval of Streptomyces sp. 1222.5 harbors:
- a CDS encoding TetR/AcrR family transcriptional regulator, protein MLYAVVMSSPLPPCPQPQEPLDAPRLLDVGPAAPEETNLRADAARNRARLLEAAARLIAEQGVAGVTMEAVATAAQVGKGTVFRRFGDRTGLLTALLDHSAARLQADFMSGPPPLGPGASPLERLRAFGVAVLYRSAEQLDLQLAAQPEPCRRYSHPASGALRGHVMMLLRQIVPDDDSELLAHTLMAWLDPALIHHLHRQCGMPMERLETGWVDLVARVTRTEPPR, encoded by the coding sequence ATGCTTTACGCTGTCGTCATGTCCAGCCCTCTGCCGCCCTGCCCCCAGCCCCAGGAGCCCCTCGACGCGCCCCGGCTGCTGGACGTCGGCCCGGCGGCACCCGAGGAGACGAACCTGCGCGCGGACGCGGCCCGCAACCGCGCCCGGCTGCTGGAGGCCGCCGCCCGGCTCATCGCGGAGCAGGGGGTCGCCGGGGTCACCATGGAGGCGGTGGCCACCGCGGCCCAGGTCGGCAAGGGCACGGTCTTCCGCCGCTTCGGCGACCGCACCGGCCTGCTGACGGCCCTGCTCGACCACTCGGCCGCACGACTGCAGGCCGACTTCATGAGCGGGCCGCCGCCGCTGGGCCCCGGAGCCTCGCCCCTGGAGCGGCTGCGGGCGTTCGGCGTGGCGGTGCTGTACCGCTCGGCGGAGCAGCTCGACCTCCAGCTGGCCGCCCAGCCCGAGCCGTGCCGCCGTTACTCCCACCCCGCCTCCGGGGCGCTGCGCGGCCACGTCATGATGCTGCTTCGGCAGATCGTGCCGGACGACGACAGCGAACTGCTGGCCCACACCCTGATGGCCTGGCTCGACCCCGCGCTCATCCACCATCTGCACCGGCAGTGCGGGATGCCCATGGAGCGGCTGGAGACCGGCTGGGTCGACCTGGTCGCCCGGG
- a CDS encoding NAD(P)H-dependent oxidoreductase — MSVRILALVGSLRAGSHNRQLAEAAVKLAPQGAEVELFEGLADIPFYNEDIDVEGSVPAAAAKLRQAAQASDAFLLFSPEYNGTIPAVLKNAIDWLSRPYGAGAFGGKPVAVVGTAFGQYGGVWAQDDTRKAVGIAGGKVVEDIKLSIPGSVTRFAETHPVDDAEVAAQLTEVVARLHGNVGEVAAA, encoded by the coding sequence ATGTCTGTTCGCATCCTCGCGCTCGTCGGCAGCCTTCGCGCCGGTTCGCACAACCGCCAGCTCGCCGAGGCCGCTGTGAAGCTCGCGCCCCAGGGCGCCGAGGTCGAGCTCTTCGAGGGCCTGGCGGACATCCCCTTCTACAACGAGGACATCGACGTCGAGGGCAGCGTCCCGGCCGCCGCCGCGAAGCTGCGCCAGGCCGCGCAGGCCTCCGACGCCTTCCTGCTGTTCTCCCCCGAGTACAACGGCACCATCCCGGCCGTCCTGAAGAACGCCATCGACTGGCTGTCCCGCCCCTACGGCGCCGGCGCCTTCGGCGGCAAGCCCGTCGCCGTGGTCGGCACCGCGTTCGGCCAGTACGGCGGCGTGTGGGCGCAGGACGACACCCGCAAGGCCGTGGGCATCGCCGGCGGCAAGGTCGTCGAGGACATCAAGCTGTCCATCCCCGGCTCGGTCACCCGCTTCGCCGAGACCCACCCGGTCGACGACGCCGAGGTCGCCGCGCAGCTGACCGAGGTCGTGGCGCGTCTGCACGGCAACGTGGGCGAGGTCGCGGCCGCCTGA
- a CDS encoding alpha/beta hydrolase has product MPLVPPPFDPELAAALEPIKGVSGPGFTLDELDDARRAAGPELLGLLDLTMDGAFEVEDRTVPGPEGAPDISLLLCRPASPAATAPLPVIYHVHGGGMMMGTNRAGVAEPQDWARELGAVVVSVEYRLTPEHPYPAPVEDVYAGLLWTAEHAKEIGGDPDRIVVAGASSGGGLTAALALLTRDRHGPRPLGQLLMCPMLDDRNDTVSSHQMAGLGVWDRTANDTAWTALLGDRRGGPDVSPYAAPARARDLSGLPPAYLDVGSAETFRDEVVAYASALWQAGGAAELHVWPGGFHGFDSLAPEAALSRAARTARVDWLRRLLAR; this is encoded by the coding sequence ATGCCCCTGGTCCCGCCGCCGTTCGACCCTGAGCTCGCCGCCGCGCTGGAGCCGATCAAGGGTGTGAGCGGGCCGGGGTTCACCCTGGACGAGCTGGACGACGCCCGGCGGGCGGCCGGCCCGGAGCTGCTCGGACTGCTGGACCTCACCATGGACGGCGCCTTCGAGGTGGAGGACCGTACGGTGCCCGGGCCCGAGGGCGCCCCGGACATCTCCCTGCTGCTGTGCCGGCCCGCCTCCCCCGCGGCCACGGCCCCGCTGCCGGTGATCTACCACGTGCACGGCGGCGGCATGATGATGGGCACCAACCGGGCCGGCGTGGCCGAACCGCAGGACTGGGCGCGTGAGCTGGGCGCGGTCGTGGTGTCGGTGGAGTACCGCCTCACCCCCGAACACCCGTACCCCGCGCCGGTGGAGGACGTGTACGCCGGTCTGCTGTGGACGGCGGAGCACGCGAAGGAGATCGGCGGCGACCCGGACCGGATCGTCGTCGCGGGCGCCAGCTCCGGCGGCGGCCTCACCGCGGCGCTCGCCCTGCTCACCCGGGACCGGCACGGTCCTCGGCCGCTCGGCCAGCTGCTGATGTGCCCGATGCTCGACGACCGCAACGACACCGTCTCCAGCCACCAGATGGCCGGTCTCGGCGTCTGGGACCGCACCGCCAACGACACCGCCTGGACGGCACTGCTCGGCGACCGCCGCGGCGGCCCGGACGTCTCCCCCTACGCCGCGCCCGCCCGCGCCCGGGACCTGTCCGGGCTGCCTCCGGCCTACCTCGACGTCGGCTCCGCGGAGACCTTCCGCGACGAGGTGGTGGCCTACGCGTCCGCCCTCTGGCAGGCCGGCGGCGCGGCCGAACTCCACGTCTGGCCGGGCGGCTTCCACGGCTTCGACTCCCTCGCCCCGGAAGCGGCCCTGTCCCGCGCGGCCCGCACGGCACGCGTGGACTGGCTGCGCAGACTGCTGGCACGCTGA
- a CDS encoding amidase — protein MTPDRAAGLAETRDALADGEMTSRELVERTLARIEATQPTLNAFRIVRAEAALAEADAADRKLAAGDRRPLLGVPVAVKDDMDVAGEPTAFGCAGDFPRVAADGEAVRRLRAAGAVIVGKTNTCELGQWPFTEGPAFGDTRNPWHTGHTPGGSSGGSAAAVAAGLVPAALGSDGAGSVRIPASWTHLIGIKPQRGRISTWPRGESFHGITVNGTLARTVADAALLLDAASGNHDRDPHRPPALTVSDAVGRDPGRLRIALSLKPPFTAVPARLQPEVRARVMELAARLDELGHTVEEADPPYGQIGLTFLPRATAGIADWVRETPDPALLDPRTRGAARFGRLLGGAPLRAARRAEAVLHRRIGAFFGSYDVVLAPTTAAPPPAIGALHKLRGFATDRAMIAACPYAWPWNVLGWPGVNVPAGFVGDGLPVGAQLLGPANSEPLLVSVAAQLEAELRWHEMWPPQRTEAGTPAA, from the coding sequence ATGACGCCCGACCGTGCCGCAGGCCTCGCGGAGACCCGAGACGCCCTCGCCGACGGGGAGATGACCTCCCGGGAACTGGTCGAGCGGACACTCGCCCGGATCGAGGCCACCCAGCCCACCCTGAACGCCTTCCGGATCGTGCGTGCGGAGGCCGCGCTCGCCGAAGCCGACGCCGCCGACCGGAAGTTGGCGGCCGGAGACCGGCGCCCGCTGCTCGGGGTGCCGGTGGCGGTCAAGGACGACATGGACGTGGCGGGCGAGCCGACCGCGTTCGGCTGCGCGGGGGACTTTCCGCGCGTGGCCGCGGACGGCGAGGCGGTACGGCGGCTGCGCGCGGCCGGTGCCGTGATCGTCGGCAAGACGAACACCTGCGAGCTGGGCCAGTGGCCGTTCACCGAGGGCCCGGCGTTCGGCGACACCCGCAACCCCTGGCACACCGGGCACACCCCGGGCGGGTCGTCGGGCGGTTCGGCCGCCGCCGTGGCCGCCGGGCTCGTACCGGCCGCGCTCGGCTCCGACGGCGCCGGCTCGGTACGCATCCCCGCCTCCTGGACCCATCTCATCGGCATCAAGCCGCAGCGCGGCCGCATCTCGACCTGGCCGCGCGGCGAGTCCTTCCACGGCATCACCGTCAACGGCACCCTCGCCCGTACGGTCGCCGACGCGGCCCTGCTGCTGGACGCGGCGAGCGGCAACCACGACCGGGACCCGCACCGGCCGCCCGCGCTCACCGTGTCCGACGCGGTCGGCCGCGACCCGGGCCGGCTGCGCATCGCCCTGTCCCTGAAACCGCCGTTCACCGCCGTACCGGCCCGCCTCCAGCCGGAGGTGCGCGCCCGGGTCATGGAACTCGCCGCGCGGCTGGACGAGTTGGGGCACACCGTCGAGGAGGCGGACCCGCCCTACGGCCAGATCGGGCTGACCTTCCTGCCGCGTGCCACCGCCGGCATCGCCGACTGGGTCCGCGAGACGCCCGACCCGGCGCTGCTGGACCCGCGCACCCGAGGCGCGGCCCGGTTCGGCCGGTTGCTCGGCGGGGCCCCGCTGCGGGCGGCCCGGCGTGCCGAGGCGGTCCTGCACCGGCGGATCGGTGCCTTCTTCGGGTCGTACGACGTGGTCCTCGCCCCGACGACGGCCGCTCCCCCGCCCGCGATCGGCGCCCTGCACAAGCTGCGCGGGTTCGCCACCGACCGCGCCATGATCGCCGCCTGCCCCTACGCCTGGCCGTGGAACGTGCTGGGCTGGCCCGGCGTCAACGTCCCCGCCGGTTTCGTCGGCGACGGCCTGCCGGTGGGCGCCCAGTTGCTCGGCCCCGCCAACAGCGAACCCCTGCTGGTCTCCGTCGCCGCGCAGTTGGAGGCCGAACTGCGCTGGCACGAGATGTGGCCGCCGCAGCGGACGGAGGCCGGCACTCCGGCCGCGTGA
- a CDS encoding flotillin family protein, translating to MPMVVGVVAGAVVVAVLVLIGLFKMMWRVAEPNEALIISGSKHRTEGIEEGLGFRIVTGRGTLVLPGVQAVRKLSLDLNETELQVDCVTHQGIPLKVRGVVIFKVGDDFVSIANAARRFLDQQKLMSERVHNVFAGHLRSIVGGLTVEDMIRDREKLTGQTRAACGTEMEKLGLIVDSLQIHEIEDPTGYIQNLAMPHAAAVQRDARIAQAEANRLATEAEQQSFARMAEATRDSEILQAGYQAERDKAAAKSQQAGPLAAAAARQEVVVQETRVAELEAHRREQQLQADVRKPADAQAYEKRTLAEAERDARISAAQAKAKETELAAVAEATRVKAAATAEAEATRTRGAASADATRATGEAEAAAAQARGLAEAEATKAQGLAEAEAIKARAAALAENQEAVVAQQLAEKWPEIVQAGASAFGNVDNMVLLNGADGMGELFAKALTMGGTGLGLARKLLASMGDGNGQAVNGASPSLNGVVTPPQQRVPVEQEG from the coding sequence ATGCCGATGGTTGTCGGCGTCGTTGCGGGGGCGGTCGTCGTTGCCGTCCTCGTGTTGATCGGTCTGTTCAAGATGATGTGGCGGGTCGCCGAGCCGAACGAGGCGCTCATCATCTCCGGGTCCAAGCACCGTACCGAGGGCATCGAGGAGGGCCTGGGATTCCGCATCGTCACCGGGCGCGGCACGCTGGTGCTGCCCGGTGTGCAGGCGGTGCGCAAGCTCTCGCTCGACCTGAACGAGACCGAGTTGCAGGTGGACTGCGTGACCCACCAGGGCATTCCGCTCAAGGTGCGGGGTGTGGTCATCTTCAAGGTGGGCGACGACTTCGTGTCGATCGCGAACGCGGCCCGCCGTTTCCTGGACCAGCAGAAGCTGATGTCCGAGCGGGTGCACAACGTGTTCGCCGGTCATCTGCGGTCCATCGTCGGCGGGTTGACGGTCGAGGACATGATCCGCGACCGGGAGAAGCTGACCGGGCAGACCCGGGCGGCCTGCGGTACGGAGATGGAGAAGCTCGGCCTGATCGTCGACTCGCTGCAGATCCACGAGATCGAGGACCCGACGGGTTACATCCAGAACCTGGCCATGCCGCACGCGGCGGCCGTACAGCGGGACGCGCGGATCGCGCAGGCGGAGGCGAACCGCTTGGCCACCGAGGCCGAGCAGCAGTCGTTCGCGCGGATGGCCGAGGCCACCCGGGACAGCGAGATCCTGCAGGCCGGCTACCAGGCCGAGCGGGACAAGGCGGCGGCGAAGTCCCAGCAGGCCGGCCCGCTCGCCGCGGCCGCCGCCCGCCAGGAGGTCGTCGTACAGGAGACGCGGGTCGCCGAACTCGAGGCGCACCGGCGGGAGCAGCAGCTCCAGGCGGACGTCCGCAAGCCGGCGGACGCTCAGGCCTACGAGAAGCGGACGCTGGCCGAGGCCGAGCGTGACGCGCGGATCTCGGCGGCACAGGCCAAGGCGAAGGAGACGGAGCTGGCGGCCGTCGCCGAGGCGACCCGGGTGAAGGCGGCCGCGACCGCCGAGGCCGAGGCGACCAGGACCCGTGGTGCGGCGTCCGCCGACGCCACCCGGGCCACCGGTGAGGCCGAGGCCGCCGCCGCGCAGGCCAGGGGTCTGGCGGAGGCCGAGGCGACCAAGGCGCAGGGTCTGGCGGAGGCGGAGGCCATCAAGGCCCGTGCCGCCGCGCTCGCCGAGAACCAGGAGGCGGTCGTCGCCCAGCAACTCGCCGAGAAGTGGCCGGAGATCGTCCAGGCGGGCGCGTCCGCGTTCGGCAACGTGGACAACATGGTGCTGCTCAACGGCGCCGACGGCATGGGCGAGTTGTTCGCCAAGGCGCTCACCATGGGCGGCACGGGTCTGGGGTTGGCGCGCAAGCTGCTGGCGTCGATGGGCGACGGCAACGGGCAGGCGGTGAACGGCGCCTCGCCCTCCCTCAACGGCGTGGTGACGCCTCCGCAGCAGAGGGTGCCCGTGGAGCAGGAGGGCTGA
- a CDS encoding type II toxin-antitoxin system PemK/MazF family toxin yields the protein MSTSTEENVPGRHGRHATTEADPREVGRVRTEYSPAHDGDPDPGEIVWTWVPFEENDGRGKDRPVLVVAREAAGTFLAVQLSSKRHDGDREWVPIGSGPWDRSGRDSWVDVDRVLRLHEEGMRREACALDRMRFDLVRRRLHERYGWT from the coding sequence GTGAGCACGTCTACCGAAGAGAACGTCCCCGGCCGCCACGGCCGTCATGCCACCACGGAGGCCGACCCGCGCGAGGTCGGCCGGGTGCGCACCGAGTACTCCCCGGCCCACGACGGCGACCCGGACCCCGGAGAGATCGTGTGGACCTGGGTCCCCTTCGAGGAGAACGACGGCCGGGGCAAGGACCGCCCGGTCCTGGTCGTGGCCCGGGAGGCGGCGGGCACCTTCCTCGCCGTCCAGCTCTCCAGCAAGCGGCACGACGGCGACCGGGAGTGGGTGCCGATCGGCAGCGGCCCCTGGGACCGGTCGGGCCGGGACTCGTGGGTGGACGTGGACCGCGTGCTGCGGCTGCACGAGGAGGGCATGCGCCGCGAGGCCTGCGCGCTGGACCGGATGCGCTTCGATCTGGTCCGCCGGCGGCTGCACGAACGTTACGGCTGGACCTGA
- a CDS encoding TIGR02452 family protein — protein MSARLRGIATQTEKIVAAGRYPAPDGREVPLTAAIEAARAGTRMFGPEPVAVDPPPAQGDPVRGSGPLVEVTGESSLEAARRLAGAPVAVLNFASARNPGGGYLNGAQAQEEALCRASALHTCLLAARAFYDHHRADRDPFYTDRVIHSPAVPVFRDDRGRLLPEPYLAGFLTAAAPNAGVVRRTAPERAAELAGVLGRRAERVLETAAAHGYRRLVLGAWGCGVFQNDPAQVAAAFRALLGPGARFARSFDHVVFGVLDRTPGAEVRAAFEQAFAQGGGRRREVPAEAAGCARVPS, from the coding sequence GTGAGCGCGCGCCTGCGCGGGATCGCCACGCAGACGGAGAAGATCGTCGCGGCGGGCCGGTACCCGGCCCCGGACGGCCGGGAGGTGCCGCTCACGGCGGCGATCGAGGCCGCGCGGGCGGGCACCAGGATGTTCGGCCCCGAGCCGGTGGCCGTGGATCCGCCGCCGGCTCAGGGCGACCCGGTTCGCGGGTCGGGCCCCCTCGTCGAGGTCACCGGCGAGAGCAGCCTGGAGGCGGCCCGCCGACTGGCCGGCGCCCCGGTCGCCGTCCTGAACTTCGCTTCCGCGCGGAACCCGGGCGGTGGCTATCTCAACGGCGCCCAGGCCCAGGAGGAAGCCCTGTGCCGCGCCTCGGCGCTGCACACCTGCCTGCTGGCGGCCCGCGCCTTCTACGATCACCACCGTGCCGACCGCGACCCGTTCTACACGGACCGGGTGATCCACTCACCGGCGGTCCCGGTCTTCCGCGACGACCGGGGACGGCTGCTCCCGGAGCCCTACCTCGCGGGCTTCCTGACCGCCGCCGCGCCCAACGCCGGCGTCGTACGCCGTACGGCACCGGAACGCGCCGCCGAGCTGGCGGGCGTCCTGGGGCGGCGCGCCGAGCGGGTGCTGGAGACGGCCGCGGCGCACGGCTACCGGCGACTGGTGCTCGGCGCCTGGGGCTGCGGGGTCTTCCAGAACGACCCGGCGCAGGTCGCGGCCGCCTTCCGGGCGCTGCTCGGCCCCGGTGCCCGGTTCGCGCGCTCCTTCGACCACGTGGTGTTCGGGGTGCTGGACCGGACCCCCGGGGCGGAGGTGCGGGCGGCGTTCGAACAGGCGTTCGCCCAGGGCGGGGGGCGCCGTCGGGAAGTCCCCGCGGAAGCGGCGGGCTGTGCGCGCGTGCCGTCGTGA
- the egtA gene encoding ergothioneine biosynthesis glutamate--cysteine ligase EgtA, whose protein sequence is MSDSQSDGGDCTDHRTAVTEPEVEALVRGICFKTGPPRVLGVELEWLVHELREPRLPVAPERLEAVYATLRAVDLGSALTVEPGGQLELSSLPAASLTECIGTVSADLDAVRAVLAEDGLGLVGIGHDPWHPPRRFLHEPRYDAMEACLDRGGPAGRHMMCASASVQVCVDAGHEEPGPLGHARRWWLAHQLGAVLLAAFANSPLIGQRPTGWMSTRQLMWMEIGTGRAGGPPLDGEPRAMWARHVLDSPVMCVRGDGGPWEVPDGLTFREWTRSRSPRPPTRADLDYHLTTLFPPVRPRGHLELRMIDAQPGDDGWIVPLAVTAALFDDPEAAETAYRTVKPLAERALNRPAPHNPLYTDAARYGLADPELQDTAAACFAAALEALPRMGATTEVMDAVAAFVDRYVARGRCPADDLLDRLHDGEPARHRHGPTGGTPISHGKDIRT, encoded by the coding sequence ATGTCCGATTCACAGAGCGACGGTGGTGACTGTACGGACCACCGCACCGCCGTCACCGAACCCGAGGTGGAGGCCCTGGTCCGGGGCATCTGCTTCAAGACGGGCCCGCCCCGCGTCCTCGGCGTGGAGCTGGAGTGGCTCGTGCACGAACTGCGGGAGCCGCGGCTCCCCGTGGCACCCGAACGACTCGAGGCGGTCTACGCCACCCTGCGGGCCGTGGACCTGGGATCGGCGCTCACCGTCGAACCCGGGGGCCAGCTGGAGCTGAGCTCCCTGCCCGCCGCCTCCCTGACGGAGTGCATCGGCACCGTCTCCGCCGACCTGGACGCCGTCCGCGCCGTCCTGGCCGAGGACGGCCTCGGCCTCGTCGGCATCGGCCACGACCCCTGGCACCCACCCCGCAGGTTCCTGCACGAGCCGCGCTACGACGCCATGGAGGCCTGCCTGGACCGGGGCGGTCCGGCCGGCCGCCACATGATGTGCGCCTCGGCTTCCGTCCAGGTCTGCGTGGACGCCGGCCACGAGGAGCCGGGCCCGCTGGGCCACGCGCGGCGCTGGTGGCTGGCGCACCAGCTGGGCGCGGTGCTGCTGGCCGCGTTCGCCAACTCCCCGCTGATCGGGCAGCGGCCCACGGGCTGGATGTCCACCCGGCAGCTGATGTGGATGGAGATCGGCACGGGCCGGGCGGGCGGCCCCCCGCTGGACGGGGAGCCGCGGGCCATGTGGGCCCGGCACGTACTGGACTCGCCGGTGATGTGCGTCCGCGGCGACGGCGGGCCGTGGGAGGTGCCCGACGGGCTCACCTTCCGGGAGTGGACCCGTTCCCGGTCGCCCCGGCCGCCCACCCGGGCGGACCTCGACTACCACCTCACCACGCTGTTCCCGCCGGTCCGGCCGCGCGGCCATCTGGAACTGCGCATGATCGACGCGCAGCCCGGGGACGACGGCTGGATCGTGCCCCTCGCGGTGACGGCGGCCCTGTTCGACGACCCGGAGGCGGCCGAGACCGCCTACCGGACGGTGAAGCCGCTGGCGGAGCGGGCGCTGAACCGGCCCGCGCCGCACAACCCGCTGTACACGGACGCAGCCCGGTACGGCCTCGCGGACCCGGAGCTGCAGGACACCGCGGCTGCCTGTTTCGCGGCGGCGCTGGAGGCCCTGCCCAGGATGGGGGCCACCACCGAGGTCATGGACGCCGTGGCGGCGTTCGTGGACCGCTACGTCGCCCGGGGCCGCTGCCCGGCCGACGATCTGCTGGACCGGCTGCACGACGGGGAGCCGGCCCGGCACCGGCACGGCCCCACCGGGGGCACGCCCATCTCCCACGGGAAGGACATCCGCACATGA
- the egtB gene encoding ergothioneine biosynthesis protein EgtB gives MTAPETDPTTGETDSEALRKRALASLISARERTTLLTSCVDDPDLTAQHSPLMSPLVWDLAHIGNQEEQWLLRAVGGRDAMRPEIDTLYDAFEHPRAERPSLPLLPPAEARGYAAEVRGRALDLLEGADFHGTRLTEAGFAFGMIAQHEQQHDETMLITHQLRKGPQALTAPDPEPVPLFTGPVEVLVPGGPFTMGTSAEPWALDNERPAHPREVAPFWIDTTPVTNAAYQAFIADGGYETERWWTPEGWAHVRKHSLTAPLFWRRDGDQWLRRRFGITEQVPPDEPVLHVCWYEADAYARWAGRRLPTETEWEKAARHDPVTGRSRRYPWGDADPAPEHANLGQRHLRPAPAGSYPAGESPLGVRQLIGDVWEWTASDFLPYPGFRAFPYKEYSEVFFGSDYKVLRGGSFAVDAVACRGTFRNWDHPIRRQIFSGFRTARSEAV, from the coding sequence ATGACCGCCCCCGAGACCGACCCCACGACCGGCGAGACCGACTCCGAGGCCCTGCGCAAGCGGGCGCTGGCCTCGCTGATTTCCGCACGCGAGCGCACCACGCTGCTGACCAGCTGCGTCGACGACCCGGACCTGACCGCCCAGCACTCCCCGCTGATGTCGCCGCTGGTGTGGGACCTCGCGCACATCGGCAACCAGGAGGAGCAGTGGCTCCTGCGGGCGGTCGGCGGCCGGGACGCGATGCGCCCGGAGATCGACACCCTGTACGACGCCTTCGAGCACCCCCGGGCCGAGCGGCCCTCGCTGCCGCTGCTGCCGCCCGCCGAGGCCCGCGGCTACGCGGCCGAGGTGCGCGGCCGGGCGCTCGACCTGCTGGAAGGGGCGGACTTCCACGGCACCCGGCTGACCGAGGCCGGTTTCGCCTTCGGGATGATCGCCCAGCACGAACAGCAGCACGACGAGACCATGCTGATCACCCATCAGCTGCGGAAGGGGCCGCAGGCCCTGACCGCCCCCGACCCCGAGCCGGTGCCGCTGTTCACCGGTCCGGTCGAAGTCCTGGTGCCGGGCGGCCCGTTCACGATGGGGACGTCGGCGGAGCCGTGGGCGCTGGACAACGAACGCCCGGCGCACCCGCGGGAGGTGGCGCCGTTCTGGATCGACACGACACCGGTGACGAACGCGGCGTACCAGGCCTTCATCGCGGACGGCGGCTACGAGACCGAACGCTGGTGGACGCCCGAGGGCTGGGCGCACGTCCGGAAGCACTCCCTCACGGCTCCCCTGTTCTGGCGGCGCGACGGCGACCAGTGGCTCAGGCGCCGGTTCGGCATCACGGAACAGGTACCGCCCGACGAGCCGGTGCTGCACGTCTGCTGGTACGAGGCGGACGCCTACGCCCGCTGGGCCGGGCGCCGGCTGCCCACCGAGACCGAGTGGGAGAAGGCCGCACGCCACGACCCGGTCACCGGGCGCTCCCGGCGCTACCCGTGGGGCGACGCCGACCCGGCGCCCGAGCACGCCAACCTGGGCCAGCGGCACCTCAGGCCGGCTCCGGCCGGCAGCTACCCGGCCGGTGAGTCCCCGCTGGGCGTACGGCAGTTGATCGGTGACGTGTGGGAGTGGACGGCGAGCGACTTCCTGCCGTACCCGGGGTTCAGGGCGTTCCCGTACAAGGAGTACTCGGAGGTGTTCTTCGGGTCCGACTACAAGGTGCTGCGCGGCGGTTCGTTCGCCGTGGACGCGGTGGCCTGCCGGGGCACCTTCCGCAACTGGGACCACCCGATACGCCGGCAGATCTTCTCCGGGTTCCGCACCGCCCGCTCGGAGGCCGTCTGA
- the egtC gene encoding ergothioneine biosynthesis protein EgtC codes for MCRHLAYLGPEEPLGRILTEPPHSLFRQSWAPRRQRYGTVNADGFGVGWYAREDPVPARYRRAGPIWADLSFADLARVVRSGAVLAAVRDATLAGADAEAAAAPFAAGRWLFSHNGAIAGWPDSGASLVSALPPVDLLSFEARNDSAFVWALVLHRLRSGDDPATALGETARAFAEAAPASRLNLLLTDGGTIAATAWGDTLWYRTEPGRGTVVASEPYDDDPLWQEVPDRTVLTANSTGVLLAPLEDPAAVPPKEPCS; via the coding sequence ATGTGTCGTCACCTGGCCTATCTGGGGCCCGAGGAACCGCTCGGCCGGATCCTGACCGAGCCCCCGCACAGTCTGTTCCGCCAGTCGTGGGCACCGCGGCGGCAGCGGTACGGAACGGTCAACGCCGACGGGTTCGGGGTGGGCTGGTACGCCCGCGAGGACCCGGTCCCGGCCCGCTACCGGCGGGCCGGGCCGATCTGGGCGGACCTGTCCTTCGCCGACCTGGCCCGGGTGGTGCGTTCCGGCGCCGTGCTCGCGGCCGTACGCGACGCGACCCTCGCGGGCGCGGACGCGGAGGCCGCCGCCGCGCCCTTCGCGGCGGGCCGGTGGCTGTTCAGCCACAACGGGGCGATCGCGGGCTGGCCGGACTCCGGGGCGTCCCTGGTCTCCGCGCTGCCCCCGGTCGACCTGCTGTCGTTCGAGGCCCGCAACGACTCGGCGTTCGTCTGGGCGCTGGTGCTGCACCGGCTGCGCAGCGGCGACGACCCCGCCACGGCCCTCGGCGAGACGGCCCGCGCGTTCGCCGAGGCGGCCCCCGCCTCCCGGCTCAACCTGCTGCTGACGGACGGCGGGACGATCGCCGCGACCGCCTGGGGCGACACCCTCTGGTACCGGACGGAACCCGGCCGGGGCACGGTCGTCGCCTCCGAGCCGTACGACGACGACCCGCTGTGGCAGGAGGTCCCCGACCGCACCGTGCTCACCGCGAACAGCACCGGCGTGCTGCTCGCCCCGCTGGAGGACCCGGCGGCCGTCCCACCTAAGGAGCCCTGTTCGTGA